One Triticum dicoccoides isolate Atlit2015 ecotype Zavitan chromosome 3B, WEW_v2.0, whole genome shotgun sequence genomic window, GGCAATTTCCATGATCACAATGCCAAAGCTATAAACACCGTCCTTCTCTGGAGGCCATAGTCTGGAGTGAATATCAGTGATCAGTTTGGAATGAGACTTACCCGCCGAAGCAGTAGCAGCTCCAGGGCTGGATGTCTTTTTGAGTGGTTGATCTAGCCGTCCATTAATAAGTTGTAAGTCATGCCTTTTGAAGTGACCATCATGAAGGTCTAACTGAATTTCATTTTTTTTATATAAGAGGGAAAGAATGGACTATGGACACGTTTCTGCAATAATGCAGCTTATGTTTCAGCAGAATGACTCATTTTGTGTAGACTGCTCAAATCCAGAGCTTTTTGAACAATTTTTCCTGCACAATGAGAGAACCGTTGTACAATAGTGTCACCAAAAGAGGGAACAATATGGCTTCCAAAACGTTATGACAAATTTAAAAGCTAAATAAATATGAACCTTTTCCTGTTGCCACCTAAATATAAAACGCTAAACAAATGAAGTCATTTTTTGTTCCATTTGACAGCTAGAGGATTTTGCTATAATTCCAATCAGAATATTTAGGATTTTTTCGTTTGCAAGCTGTGTGCAATGGAGGAGAGCATCATCAGTCACACTGACTGCACCTAGGGGAATAGTTGGCTGCATGCCTGCATTGCACCGGGAAGGTCCAGAACTCTGCTCTCTTGACTTTGGAACAATATATCATACTCCAAATCAGATGGTTACAGCGATGGGATGCTTGTGTTGGAAACGACGAGTAACTCAGATGAGGCGTTCAGTTCAGGTTGAGGAGCTACCAGTGCAAGCAAGCCGCACAGCATAAATGGCAATACCTTCGGATCTGAACAGTTTTGAAACAATAACACATTAGTACTACTGAAACGCATACTAGACTGCTGTAGAAAGTTCAGCCAGTCAAAACTCACATGCACATATATGGACGGGAGAAAGCTTGACATCAGCAGGAAACCGGTATCCATCTGAATCTACAGGAAATTAATGGGAGCTTGTCAATCAAACTGTAAAAACCCACAACtacatgttttttttttctttgaggATACAACTCTGTGTTTAATTCCACTTGCCAACAAGGAAGCTACTCACAGCAGTTTCAGTTGTCCAGTTCCTACCATTCCGGGTATCTTCAGCACCAAATAGCTGAGTACGCTGGCTCATATGAACCATTACATGGCACTGACTCACTTCCAAGACAAGAAAGTAGACAAGCTGACAAGCACACTCAAACAAACAAGTTTCAGTGATACATGGCACTGAAACTATCATGGCTCAACAGAAGACCTGCCAGCCAAGCACAAACACTTAACAAGAACAAGAGACGATGAAATCCAACTTGAAATAACACTAGTAAGCTGAATTTCCTGGATCAGGTATTCAAAAGTATCTTGCTACACTAGAGACTTGGCTAGACTAAGACACGGTAAGTTGTTTTAGATAACATATAAACACTGCCGACAACATTGATGGAATGCGACAAACTCAGTGACAACTAACATCTCCAGCAGCCCTTCTTCACCTGGGGAAAACAAAAGCGCTAATCTGttactcccttcgttcggaattacttgtcacaaaaatggataaaaatgaatgtatctacaactaaaatacatctagatacattcatttcttggacgagttACAAACTTGATATAGATACAGACAAAATCTGACAGTAAAATCTAGGAGTATGCAACAGTGTATGAACGAGCCATGTGAACTCATGATCAGCACAGCAACATAAAGAAGAGCTATATAATACCCCCACCCCGCCCCCTAAAAAAGGAAGAGCCATATAACCTGCATATCATTTATGATCCAAAAGAAAGGCCATTTTTCACTTAGCATCACCACCATTAAAACTGATTGTCTGTGTTATTAGCATGAGCAAATCCCTATAGTCGAATGGACAGTAGTTTGAGGGTACATGCTACCCACATGGGCTGCCAAATATTTCCCAAAGTGAAAACCAAACAGTTCAAATCTCACAAACTATATTCAGAAGATTTTCTTACCTGTTACCATTTTAGCACATTAGAACATCAAACCAGACAATCACCTTGTGTAGCATGCATCATTTCCATCACATCCACCAGCAATGGATGTTCCTAGAAGCATAAGGCAGGTATTTAATAAAGTTCCAACAAAAATAAAAATGGATATGAGAAGGCAACAGTGAGTCTATTACATAGATGAATTGACAAATATAGGAAAAAACACACTCTTGTATTTACGTTTTACAACTCACTACTGATACTCGTAAGAAATAAAACCACATATTTTGCTTTTTGCAAGGAATATTCATTTAAACAATATATATACATATAGCTACCTCATAATGAAGAATTTAGCTTATAAGAAAGGAAAACATGGTCAAGAATTAATCTCATCTAACTCATCGCTCCTCATTTGAAGAAGACAAAATAGAAACATGCGAAAACTCATAAACACTACCGGCAAAAGAGATCCTGGGTATTCAAATTTAGTAAAGAAAGCCTGATTAGAGACAACAAATACGCGAAAAAATGTGTGTTGCAGTAGTCAGTTGCAGGATGCTCTTGAATAAGTAAAAACTGAAACTATTGTTTTGGAAGGTACTGTTTAAACAGAAGTTCTTTTATGGATCGGAGTTGAGAAAAAAAAAGTAAGATTAAAAATATAGTATCAACGAATATAGCTAGCaaatgagttaaaccatttgacatttGATTTCACATTATTACCCACTTGATATTTGATTTGTTATCTCCCACGGAGGAAGACAACTACATTTAATGATAACACAAAAGAAGGCTATAAGCTTGTCTATCTAGGAAATTAATAGTGAAGCATGACGACAAATATATTGAATGATAACATAAAATCGGCAATATAGCTATAAGTTTGTCTCTAGCAAAGGCACAATAACTAAGTTTAAGTTGTTACACTTGAGAATCACAACGAAGGTATTAAGTTACTCCTACAATATGAGGACTAAGGATGAAAAATCACCTGGAGGATAGAAACTCTTGAAAGAATGATAGCAAGTTGAATAACTGTTTTCACAAAGTTTCCTAGACTTCATCGACTTAAGTTGAACCATATAGGCACCACGATCCACAGATAGAAGTATTTCGTCACAATCCTCGAGGCATCCCAGTATACTTCTTATAAGCGTCCTCTTTCCTTGAATCTGTTTAGGGAGCCCAAGAATTGTACGCATGTCAATGGTCTTCCATAGCACCCATGTGGCAACACCATGGCAAATGATATTCCTCTGCCACATTTGTAAGTGAGGGTAAGACAATATGGCGAAGCCAAGCGTGCCATCCTCATCCTGGATGATACAACTACCACGGCTAAAATCATTTGTAACAAGAGGCCCCTTGATCACAGCTAGGCTCTGCTCATCCAAATCAAACTTAAGTATGCCAGCCCCTATAATATCCAGCAACCAGTAAAGCGAATTACCAACAAGCAAGCCAGGGATACCATAGTCAGAAAGATGATATGAAGCGGTTGTCGAAATGATATCACCCCATACGCCAGTCTCAGAGGAGTAAACACACACGGTAAGTTGATTATCCCCTCCGAGATAGATCAGCACCACCTTGAAGGGGCTCGAGTGGCAGCTTTCGTGCACATGGTCATGGTCGATGGCAGCACAAAGCACAGTCCCGTTGAAGTATTTTCTTACGAACTCTGGAGGAACAGCCATGAGGCGCTGCTCACCGATGATAGGGTCGCATAGGATGAGCTCATCCCGCCGTTTGTCCGTGAGAAGGACGCGGCCATGGCGGCAATCGAGAAGTTGGACCGCCCCCATGTTGTGGCTGTCGAGATGCTGATGCAGGTCGAAACGCTTTGGAGGGATTCGGTCGGGACGGTCCATGGTGGGGGTGAAGACGATATCATGGTTGCGCTGGTGGAAGAGGCCGAGGAGGGGCGGCTTCCGATGGTGGAGGCGGAAGCGGCGGAGGAACTTGGGGTCGGTGGCGGCGCACCGCCACTGCTTGCAGACGGCGGAGGCCCGGATGAGCGAGGAGGGCTGCCGCGAGAGACGAAGGAGGATCTCCATCAGGAGGTCTTCGTCTTCGATCGGCGAGGCCAGCGCAGCCGGGAAGCTGCGGCGGATCACTCCAGCGCCCTCACCAGTCCCGCGGGTCTGGTAACGGgggcgcgggctgcggcggcgAGCCGCTCCGTCTCCCTCCTCGCTCGGGTGAACCTGGGGATGGAGGCGCGGACTGCGGCGGCAGATCACTCCGACGGCCACGTCACTCGCGTGGGtttgggagcggcggcggcggcggcggcggcgggcgccgtcCTCGCTCGGGTTCATTTCGGCGGCGAGGAAACCTAGCCAGCGAGAGGACGGGTTCAGTTCACTCgtagtctctactcctaatggagcagttggtagtctcgcttccaggttttttttcgtcccaccactttcgtccggctttttttcgtaggttaaccgtcgtagatttttttcgttgtctcccccacttcatcggtttattttcacttcaccctctcacacaatgaaaaaaactgaacggatcagaactttccatactgacgcaaattatttagtaatatctttatgtaaaagaatcaatcacaatcaatctctaaagatcaaatctaaattaattaatcttcataacgtttgtttcctttcgaatcacgtccataactttccttccttgtttgggtagaaactgtttggtagcagagattaggaagcttcctatgagtgtagtaataggaagtattctttttcttgatgattcgttttcatgcatgatgatagtaaattaggctAACATTCACTactatttatcaacgtcatcaatcgtatccattcctaccagttttaaaggaatctgctcgctatgttttttttaaggggatccgctcaCTAAGTCGTCGTCACACATTATTTTCACAAGCAATTCCCCTAAAAAAAGGCGTGGGTATTGGTAGTTGAACGCCCGCTAGGTTTTCCGCCTGTCCCATCCTCGCGctgtgccgccgccacccgccgaatTTCCAGCCGCCCGAGCCCGTTAACTTCGCCAGCCATCGGGTCGACTGCCCCCGCCCCAAACCCCCATCCCCGAGCACTAGCTATCGCCGCGTTGCCACCCCAAGCTCCACGCCACCGGGAACGAATCAAGCGTCGTCCCGACACCGCCGTCGCCGGCCCAGCACCTCCAGCCTTGCATGGACAACTTCAATGTGCAGTCTCCCTTGCTGCCTCACCTTCTGCCAGCGCATGCAGCGGCGGGGTTGGACGCGTGCGTGCTTGCTAGCTTGCTCTCCGTGCGTACGTACTTGCTCTGCGTGCGTCGCACCGGCCAATGCGCATGATGTGTGTGTGCCTGCTTTTCTGTATGTGTATGCCAGCGTGATGCGTGTGTGCGTTGCTGTGTGTGTATGATATAAATGGCCCGAGTGTGTGCATGTTGTGCTCTGCTCTCTGCTGATCTATGTGTTGGTGCTCCTGCTATATATTCATGCCATACAAATGAAATTTCtgttaatcttctgacatgttgagTTGGTTCTCTCTGTCTTCTGAGGGGGATGAATGCAAAGCAGTCTATTAAGCCAGGCACTATTGCTGAGTtaaattgacaaaaaaatattggtaGCCATAGTTGTAGTTTAAGTAGTAGCGAGTTGTCTGATATGTATAAAGAGCCCGTTGCAACTGAGCCCGTTGCTAAATTGACAAAAAAGGTCGCcagtgtcacttgatatgtatgagaatattaaatgtattattaacatgattaatattgaactcttaaagttaatgtggccccgttgcaacgcacgggcgttcttctagtagtTGTAGCAGTGGGCCTTGACTGGCAAAGTGGTGTTGGGCCCCCGTCCACTCGACGGCTCGTCCGTTTTTTCTTCCAGTTCCTGCATCCGCATCAGAGATTGACATTATTTCAATTGCATATTTTTCTTCCTTTGCTTGCAAGGGTTACTATTTTCACCCTCTGTTTAGCTTCTAGCTCTCCACCTCATTTTGGTTTGTATACTTGTTGAGtgcatttttctctcatttttacctGTGTTTAAACCGAATATTCTCATATATTGGAGATTATCACTTTGATTTGCCCATCAATGACAAATAAAATGCATAGTACAGCTAGTCTCCTTGTTTTTTGTTCTTTGCAGAAATGGACGTATTTAGGTGGGAAACCAAGCAATATATATGGGCGTGAAAATCATTCCCGTTCAATTGGGCGCGCACGGGATGTCACATAAGAGAAGATGATGTGGGTATGACCATGATCGCTCATACTAGCGTCTGTGCTAGCCGAAACCGACTCCATGGTGTCATCGTTGATGACTTTCTTCGAGAGACCCAGGCCAGAATTAGAACGAAGGCGCCCTGAAACCGTATTTAGGAGACTATAGGTAATTGCATCATGTAGTCACCATGTATCATCATTTGCTAGCGTTGTTTTGGGGCATTTCCTCGATAACTTGCATGCATGGCCTCGACAAACGCATGACACGCTTCTTTGACGTTGATGCTGAATTATACCGAGCAATGATTCTTTAAAGATATTTGCATGGTTCACCGACCAACGGAACTATGGGTAATTATCTTCTATCATCATGCAGGCTGATTCTTCAGAGAAAGCCTTACAAATCTTTCAATTGTGGCATTTCTGAATCGCCGCTCTATAACGTGTTACGTATCTTGTGTTATTGCCGGCGTTGCACTGACATGAGCCTACTCATGGATAAGAAGGCTAGAGTTGTTTGAGAAATAGTTTCTATGAAAGAAATGGGAGAGCTTAGGAATCTTGGTCCTCTGCATCCCTTCTTTCTTACACCTTGTAGATAGTAGGTACTGCTATGTTTCTTTGCTTCTGCTAATGATGGCAAATGCTTACTATTAGTGTTGACTAGATGGGAATAATAcattagtagaaaacagggctaccgttcggccctggccagcccattactcccggttcttcaagaaccgggaccaatggggggtattagacccggttcgtgagcccagaggGCCGGcctgggcctcgtgggcattggtcccggttcgtgtagaactatttgtcccggttcgagccacgaaccgggaccaatggtcctcgccgcTGGCCCacaatcattggtcccggttcgtggcatgaaccgggacagaaggggtggctttagtcccggttcatgccacgaaccgggacaaataacttgcctatatatacccaccgccgcggcagagcactccacaatgctctgttttttcaatccggcgaggagagggcatttgggtgctctagttcatctcctatgcacatgaggtgttcgatgaaatgcctgagccacactagttaagctttctcctctcgaagctcgacctaggAGCTCCATTTATtttgagatttgtctagatttaggggTCCGTCACGCCCCATCCCCGTTTTCACCGCTGTTGATCGCCCACGCCGATCTCATCGTcggcaccatcgtggtgagcctcttgttcttatcttctttatgaTACTTGtccgattttcttactttagatagatatttgtctgattttcttaattttgacacacataattatatgtaatgcaagcagatgaaccggcaatggatgtatggtgacagacacacctccgagtacattaagggcatgcatatttttctcgaagtggctgaggcaaacaagcagaatggttttatgtgttgtccatgcagtaaatgtgggaatacgaagtcttactctgaccggaaaatccttcacacccacctgctttacaagggtttcatgccacactataatgtttggacgaggcacggagaaataggggttatgatggaagacaacaaagaagaagaggacgatgacaactatgtgccccctgaatacggtgatgctgcaatgagGGGAgctgtgaagatcaagaggaaccagacgatgtgcccgataatgctgcaacgggggaagctgctgaagatcaagagaaaccagacgatgtgcccgatgatgatctccgacaggtcattgtcgatgcaaggacgcaatgcgaaagtcaaaaggagaagctgaagttcgatcgcatgttagaggatcacaaaaaaagttgtaccccaattgtgaagatggcaacacaaagctgggtaccgtactggaattgctgcagtggaaggcagagaatgttgtgcctgacaaaggatttgagaagctactgaaaatattgaagaagaagcttccaaaggataatgaattgcccgacagtacgtacgcaacaaagaaggtcgtataccctctaggattggaggtgcagaagatacatgcatgccctaatgactgcatcctctaccgtggtgcgtacgaggatttgaatgcatgcccgatgagggagtcctggattagggggtgtccgggtgaccggactatgacctttggccggactcctggactatgaagatataagattgaagacttcgttccgtgtccggatgggacattccttggcgtggaatgcaagcttggcgatgcagatatgtagatctcctcccattgtaaccgactctgtgtaactctagccctctccggtgtctatataaaccggagggttttagtccgtaggacgaacaacaatcataccataggctagcttctagggtttagcctctccgatctcgtggtagatctactcttgtactacccatatcatcaatattaatcaagcaggagtagggttttacctccatcgagagggcccaaacctgggtaaaaacatcgtgtcccttgtctcctgttaccatccgcctagacgcacagttcgggaccccctacccgagatccgctggttttgacaccgacattggtgctttcattgagagttcctctatgtcgtcacctttaggcccgatggcttctccgatcatcaacaacgatgcggtccagggtgagacttttctccctggacagatcttcgtattcggcggctttgcactgcgggccaattcgcttggccatctggagcagatcgaaagctacgcccctggccatcaggtcagatttggaagtttgaactacacggctgacatccgcggagacttgatcttcgacggattcgagccacagccgagcgcgccgcactgtcacgatgggcatgatctagctctgccgtcggacagtgcccagaaggccgctcaggtgtccgctctgacccttagctcggagccgactgcgccgatctaggacgggtggctggacaccacctcgggggctacaatccctacggcgatcaagccgaacacgagTCTTGTCCTTCGCGATGCTcacgactccaaggtgccggactcctttccggattccgagccttccgcacccctgccgaccgaacccgattgggcgccgatcatggagttcgccaccgcggacatctttcagcactcgccctttggcgacattctgaattcactacagtctctctctttatcaggagaaccctggccggactatggtcagcaaggttgggatgcggacgacgaagaagttcgaaacccacccaccacccacttcatagccattgtcgatgatttaaccgacatgctcgacttcgactccaaagacatcgacggtatggacgccgatgaaggagatgatcaagaaccagcgcctatagggcactggaaagccacctcgccatacgacatatacatggtggacaccccaaaagaagggaatggcgatggaacaacggaggatgaccccttcaagaaacaacctaagcgtcgacgtcagtggcgccgctctaaatcccgccaaagcaaaaaatggcgattctggcacgggagataacaacaccccggacagtgccgaagacaaccccctccagcaggatttagcacaggaggatggagaagccagccctcatgagagagcgacagacagagaggtcgacgatgataattacatgcctccctccgaagacgaggcaagcctcgacgacgacgaattcgtcgtgcctgaggatcccgtcgaacaagagcgtttcaaacgcaggcttatggccatggcaaggagcctcgagaaaaaatagcagcagcttagagttgaccaagacttgctagccgacagatggattgaagtccttgtggccgaagagtatgaactcgaacgcccctccaagagctaccccaagcgcaggctgctaccccgattagaggaggaagcaactaaacctacatcaccagcgtatgacgcggccgaccgaccaccccatggccgtgacagagaggcctcccggccatcaattcaagccgcaccccgacgccgctcaaaaaataccaaggcacggggaaacgcgccagacctgcgagacatattggaggacaaggcaaggcaaacaagatcgatctacggatcgtgtgggcgccccacaacacgtgacgataaccatcacgccggatatggcaaatacggccaggccgaacacatcagacaaagctcatctgagctacgtcgtgatataacccagtacagaggcgccgcacacccactatgcttcacagatgaagtaatggatcatcaaatccccgaggggttcaaacccgtaaacatcgaatcatatgatggcataacagatcatgcggtatggatcgaggattatctccttcatatccatatggcccgcggtgatgatctacacgctataaaatacctcccactcaaggttaaaggaccagctcggcattggcttaacagcttgccagcagagtcaatcggttgctgggaggacctggaagccgcattccttgacaatttccagggcacctatgtgcgaccaccagacgccgatgacctaagccacataattcagcagccagaggaatcggccagacaattctggacacggttcctaaccaagaaaaatcaaatagtcgactgtccggacacagaggccctcgcagccttcaagcataacatccgagacgaatggcttgcccggcacctaggacaggaaaagccgaaatccatggcatccctaacaacactcatgacccgcttttgcgcgggaggagacagctggctagctcgtagtaataacatgaccaagagccctggtaattcggataccaaggacaacaatggcaggtcgcgtcgcaacaagcacaagtgccgcattaacgacgacaatactaaggatacgacagttaatgccggattcagaggctccaaacccggtcagcggaaaaagccattcaaaagaaatactccgggcccatccagtttggaccgaatactcgaccgctcgtgccagatacacgcacccccgaaacaccagccaatcacaccaacagggattgttgggtgttcaagcaggtaggcaaattaagtgccgaaagcagagacaaggggctgcatagcgatgacgaggaagggccccggccgccgaacaacagaggacagaagggctttcccccacaagtgcggacggtgaaaatgatatacgcaacccacatccccaaaagggaacagaagcatgcgctcagggacatatatgcgttggagccagtcgccccaaagttcaacccatggtcctcctgcccgatcacttttgattgaagggaccaccccactagcattcgtcacggcggattcgcagcattggtcctagacccaatcattgacggatttcacctcaccagagtcctcatggacggcggtagcatcctgaacctgctttatcaggatacagtgcgaaaaatgggcatagatccctcaaggattaaacccacaaagacgacctttaaaggcgtcataccaggtggagaagccagttgtacaggctcaagttacactcgaagtggttttcggatcccctataatttccgaagcgaggagttaatcttagacatagtcccgttccgcagtggctatcacgccctgctcgggcgaaccacatttgcaaagtttaatgtggtgccgcactacgcatacctcaagctcaagatgttaggccctcgaggagtaattacggtcaatggaaacacgaacgctctctccgaacagaggagcacacggcggtcctcgcggcggaagtacaaagtagcctctcaaggcaattctccagtccggctattaaacgtccggacaccgtcaagcgtgcccggagtaacctacaacaagaccgtctggcacgttctgagcaagcatagcagtgcggctccaaccccagccctcgcgagattgcgaaaccagtaccacgcgtacataattacgctctggaaataccatgggcataaggggaggggcacaatcacggcacgcccagaatgcggctcaaccgcactaggggctcccgattttctcatttctcttttcttactttcaggactccactattcggaaggcctgttcggcagtacaatcgccgaacacacgatgcaacagccagggagacagcaagccacgtcgaatgtccaggtggtctctataatgagctaaatacctgtcttacttaaagtctcgcagcttgccgctggagggggacatgtcaaataatcccatctcttgcttatcacactatttatattgttctgctttcatagcagccctttaataaacaatacatagctcttgtctattattgcattcatttcttATGTAAATATGTCCAGTTATCACATtaggcaaccgtacactttggtacggccaatacaacaggggcttaagtaccccagaatacggtgtgagaagaccgaacactctcatgagtgcggcaccgcgaacttatagcattatatgcatcggcttcgaatcatgtcttgggtcaatagttgggtttgcccggctcccatgttttggtaccttacgttccgctatatcggctaaggtagcactgggagaactactgcgattctgccccagttgagctgggttaacacctcagtagagaaagctaaaactgaccgtcatgatagggcgagagccggtcgctattcgagaggtttttcgagtccctaaagacttatgccgcttagagcgaggagctggctttgtccggcctaggcgtggatagcgccccgaactcg contains:
- the LOC119280756 gene encoding uncharacterized protein LOC119280756; the protein is MDRPDRIPPKRFDLHQHLDSHNMGAVQLLDCRHGRVLLTDKRRDELILCDPIIGEQRLMAVPPEFVRKYFNGTVLCAAIDHDHVHESCHSSPFKVVLIYLGGDNQLTVCVYSSETGVWGDIISTTASYHLSDYGIPGLLVGNSLYWLLDIIGAGILKFDLDEQSLAVIKGPLVTNDFSRGSCIIQDEDGTLGFAILSYPHLQMWQRNIICHGVATWVLWKTIDMRTILGLPKQIQGKRTLIRSILGCLEDCDEILLSVDRGAYMVQLKSMKSRKLCENSYSTCYHSFKSFYPPGTSIAGGCDGNDACYTR